Genomic segment of Murdochiella vaginalis:
CGAGATGAGGGTGATGGTGAAGGTGGCGTTATCACCAGGCATAACCATCTCGGTGCCTTCCGGCAGCTGGATGTCGCCCGTAACGTCGGTCGTGCGGAAGAAGAACTGCGGACGATAGCCCGAGAAGAACGGCGTATGACGGCCACCTTCATCCTTCGTCAACACATAGACCTGACCTTCGAATTTGGTATGCGGATGAATCGAGTTCTTAGCAGCCAAAACCTGACCACGCTCGATTTCATTACGCTGTACACCACGCAGCAGCGCGCCGATGTTATCGCCGGCTTCTGCCTGATCCAATTGCTTGTGGAACATTTCCACACCGGTGACAACGACTTCACGCGGCTTGTCAACAAGACCGACGATCTCGACGGTGTCGCCAACTTTCAACACACCACGCTCGACACGGCCGGTCGCAACCGTACCACGTCCGGTGATGGTCAAAACGTCTTCTACCGGCATCAGGAACGGCTCATCCGTCGCACGAACCGGCGTCGGGATGTATTCATCAACCGCTTCCATCAATTTCACGATGGCATCTTCCCATTCGCCGCCCTCTTCGAGGCACTTCAGCGCAGAACCGACAATGATCGGCGTATTGTCGCCGTCAAAATCGTATTCGTTCAATAGGTCGCGAACTTCCATCTCAACCAATTCGATGAGTTCATCATCATCAACCTGGTCTTTTTTGTTCAGGAAAACCACGATCTTCGGAACGCCGACCTGACGAGCGAGCAGGATGTGCTCACGAGTCTGGGGCATCGGACCGTCCGCAGCGGAGACGACGAGGATCGCGCCATCCATCTGGGCAGCACCGGTGATCATGTTCTTAACATAGTCAGCATGGCCCGGGCAGTCCACGTGGGCATAGTGGCGGTTCGGAGTTTCATACTCGACAACCGACGTATTGATGGTTATACCACGTGCGCGCTCTTCCGGCGCCTTATCGATGTTGGCATAGTCGACGAATTCGCCTGTGCCAAACTTCTCGTTCATAACTTTGGTGATGGCAGCGGTTAACGTCGTCTTACCATGGTCGACGTGACCGATCGTGCCGATGTTTACATGCGGTTTACTACGCTCAAATTTTTGCTTCGCCATTTTTTCCTCCTAAAAACAACAACTGGTCGTTACGGAACATTATAGAACAGATGGCAGAAAATTGCCACTATTCCCCCTGCACAACGCAATTACTCGTTGCGCGATTTCGTGACTTCCTCCGCAATGCTGTCGGGCACTTTTTCATAGTGATCGAACTGCATCGAATAGGTCGCGCGTCCCTGCGTCTTGGAGCGCAGATCCGTCGCATAGCCGAACATTTCGGAAAGCGGAATGTAGGCGTCGACCACCTGAACACCGGCGCGCGTGGACATCTGTTCAATGCGCCCGCGTCGGGACGACACGTCGCCCATGACATCGCCCAGGTATTCTTCCGGCGTGAGAATCTCCACTTTTTGCAGCGGTTCCAGCAGTGCCGGTTTTGCCTGTTTCATTGCGTTTTGCATCGCCATGGAACCGGCAATCTTAAACGCCGTCTCCGACGAGTCGACCTCATGGAACGAGCCGTCGTAGATCTCTACGTCCACATCTAGCACCGGGAATCCTGCAACAGGACCGCTCTGACATGCTTCCTGAATACCCTGAATGGACGGGTTGATGAATTCCTTCGGAATGGATCCGCCGACGGTGACATTGTGTACCACGATGCCCGTTCCCGGCTCGCCCGGTTTAATGCGAATGCGCACGTCACCGTATTGACCGTGACCACCGGACTGGCGCACGAACTTGCCCTGTGCTTCTGCCTGTGTCGTGATGGATTCACGGTAGGAAACCTGCGGATTGCCGATGTTCGCTTCGACTTTGAACTCGCGCTGCAGACGATCGACAATGATTTCCAAGTGCAATTCGCCCATGCCGGCGATAATGGTCTGTCCGGTTTCCGCGTTCGAATACGTCTTGAAAGTCGGATCTTCTTCTGCCAGCTTTGCGAGCGCGATGCCCATCTTCTCTTGCGAGGCGCGGGTCTTCGGTTCAATCGCAACGGAGATAACCGGCTCCGGGAAGGTCATCTGCTCCAGCACGATCGGATGATCCTGATCGCAGAGCGTGTCGCCCGTTCCGGTGTCTTTGAGGCCGACCGCGGCGGCAATGTCGCCGGCCTGCACAACCTCAATCTCCTCGCGTTTATTCGCATGCATCTGCAGAATACGGCTCAAGCGTTCGCGCTTGCCCGTCGTCGAATTGTAGATATAGCTTCCGTTCTCCACTTTTCCGGAATACACGCGGAAGAAGCAGAGCTTGCCCACGTAGGGGTCGGTCATGACCTTGAAGGCCAGAGCCGAGAAGGGCTCATCCACATCGGCTTCGCGATGAATGAGTTCCTCGTCCTCGGTACCGTTTTTCGTTCCGGTTACCGGCGGGATGTCCAGCGGACTGGGCATGTAATCGACAATCGCATCGATCAGGAACTGCACGCCGCGATTCTTATACGCCGATCCGCAGAGTACCGGGAAAATCTTCTGTTCCAGCGTACCCGTACGGATGGCTTTGCGGATCATTTCTTCGCTGATGGGCTCTTCTTCAAGATACGCCATCGCTAAATCGTCATCGACCTCGGAGAGTGCCTCCAGCATATTGGCACGCATCTCTTCTGCTTGATCTTTCAGATCCGCCGGAATGTCCTCATCGGTGATCTCTTTACCGAGATCGTCATGATACACTTCGGCGCGCATGGTGACCAGGTCGATGATGCCCACAAATTTGTGCTCTGCTCCGATGGGCAGCTGTACCGGCAATGCGTTCGCCTTCAGCTTGTCGTGAATGGTATCCACGGACATTAAGAAGTCAGCGCCGGTGGCGTCCATTTTGTTGATGAAGCACATGCGCGGAACGTGATACTTGTCTGCTTGACGCCACACCGTCTCGGATTGGGGTTCTACGCCGCTTTTTGCGTCGAACAGCGCCACCGCGCCGTCCAGCACGCGCAGAGAACGTTCAACCTCCACAGTGAAGTCAACGTGTCCCGGAGTGTCGATGATGTTGATACGATTCGTTACGCCGTTACGCGGCCAGAAGCAGGTGGTTGCAGCGGATGTAATCGTAATGCCGCGCTCTTGTTCTTGCGCCATCCAGTCCATCTGTGCAGCACCTTCGTGCGTATCACCCATCTTGTGAATTTTTCCGGTATAGAACAGAATGCGTTCCGTGACTGTCGTCTTACCGGCATCAATATGGGCCATGATACCGATGTTACGAATATCTTTTAAAGGTGTATGTTCTGCCAATGAGAACCTCCCCGCGATTAATAGCGGAAGTGCGCGAATGCCTTATTCGCGTCCGCCATGCGGTGCATCTCTTCTTTACGGCGCACGCTGGCACCGGTATTGTTAAATGCATCCACCAGTTCACTACCTAAGCGCTCTTCCATGGTTTTTTCTCCGCGTGTGCGGGCAAAACCGACGATCCAGCGCAATGCGAGCGTCTGACGACGGTCGGGACGAACCTCCATCGGCACCTGGTACGTCGCACCGCCGATACGGCGGCCTTTGACTTCCAGCACCGGCATGACGTTCGCCAACGCTTTACGATAGATTTCGAGTGCTTCCTGACCGACTTTTTTCTCTGCATATGCAAAGGCGCCATAGACAATGCGCTGGGCCAGTCCTTTTTTGCCGTCCAACATGACCGTGTTGATCAACTTCGATACGGCCACGTCATTATATCGGGGATCCGGCATGATCTCCCTTTTTGGAATATGTCCTTTTCTTGACACTTCTCTTCCCTCCTTATCATCCATAGGGATGAATGGTACTCAACCGCCGCTTATCGACGGCTGCCGTGCACAAGAAAACCAGAAGGTTCGCGTATGCACTTTCGTCTCGTGTTTACTTACTTGCTAGATTTCTTTGCGCCGTATTTCGAACGAGCTTGCTTACGGCCTTCAACGCCGGACGCATCCAATGCGCCGCGGATGATGTGATAACGCACACCAGGCAAGTCTTTGACACGACCCCCGCGGATCAGCACAACGCTGTGCTCCTGCAGGTTATGACCGATACCGGGAATGTAAGAAAGGACTTCATAGCCGTTGGTTAAACGTACACGAGCCACTTTACGAAGCGCCGAGTTCGGCTTCTTCGGGGTGACTGTACGCACCGACGTGCACACGCCGCGCTTCTGCGGCGACTCCACCGGCGTCTGGCGGTTCTTCAACGTATTGAAGTTGAATCCCAACGCAGGCGTATTCGTCTTCTTTCGTTCCGAAAAACGTCCCTTACGGATCAGTTGATTAATTGTCGGCATACCGTTCCTCCTTCTTTTTATATTTTCCTCTTCGGAATGTGGGCTATTGGCCGGGATGGTTGCCTTCTGTCCACATAGTGTTTCGTAACACGGCTTTTCGTGGCACGGCTTTTCGTAGCGCTGCTTTTCGTAGCGCGGCTTTTCGCCGCGCAGCGTCGTATCGTGCCACTTCGTTGCGCACTTTGCACCGTTGCTTCCGATTTGAAGGCAAAATTCGGAAAATAACCTTAGACAGTATATCAGTCGTTGGAAACCGCGTCAAGATGCGCTTTCATCCCCTTCTGTGCGCCATCGGCAATGCGCCCCGACAGTCTTCCTTGCGCCGCCGACTTCTCCTCGGTAAGTGGAACGTGAAAAGCCTGATCCCGGCTCGTCGAAGATGCGGCGCGCGGAAGGCTGTCGGGGTGCTGGGTGTGGCAGGCTGTCGAAGTGCTTGGGTGCGACAAACAATGGATGCCGAGGCGAAGTAGGAATTGTGAGCGAAGTGTGTTGCGGTGAGTGAGGAGGCCGTGAAGCAAACGGGCGAAATGAGCCGCAGTGATCAAGAGCACCAATAGGGTGCGGGAACTCGGCGGTGCGCCGCTGGAAATACCGTTGGCGGCGCGGTTTGAAAAAACGCCGGCCGCAGGCCGGCTCCATATTGACGCCTGTAGAGTGGAATCGCTAAAAATAGAAAACCACTCTACGCTTGTGCGTAAATTTGTAGAGTGGAATCGCTGAAAACGAAAAACCACTCTACACTTGCGCCTATGACTGTAGAGTGGAATCGCTAAAAATAGAAAACCACTCTACGTTAATACGTGCACTTGTAGAGTGAAATTGCTGAAAATGAAAAAACACTCTACGCCTGTGCGTAAACTTGTAGAGTTGATTTGTTTAAAACTGAAAATAACTCTACGCCTGCGCACAAAATTGTAGAGTGGAATTGCTAAAAGTCGAAAATGACTCTACAGCCGATCGCACACCTGTAGAGTCGAATCGTTGAAAATAAAAAAACACTCTACACCAGCTACACCAGTTCGAACATCTGTAGAGTGGAATCGCTGAAAGCGAAAAACCACTCTACAGCAACTCGCGCAAATATAGACAGGAGTTCAAGCTCGGGCAACCACACACAACATTGCTCCCTAGCGCCTGCAGGAGTATGATAAAAGCAGTTCCATAAGATGATGGTGAGGCTTCACTCCCCTATCATCCGAATGAAATCGCTCTGCCAAAGCACTTCAGCGGCGCAGCGATTATACAGGCGCATCGGCTACGATGGAATCTATGTGGTTAATTTCAATGGATGAATCAGGAGGAAATGACGATGAAAACAACACGCAACAACATTCTGTATTATGCATCCACCGCCCTTATCATTGAGACGGCTATCTCACTGGGTTTTGCCCTCTTGGTCTCCCTCTTCGGCGGCATTCTGGCTTCTTGGCTTAACCGCGGAAACGATGTAGGCGGCTACTTTTTAGGCGCATTGGGATTTTCTATATTTTGGCTCTCCCTGCTGGCGATTGTGCTCAGTCTTGCCTATTTCTACGCAGGCTTCGCCGGACGAAAAAATGCGGATAATCCGCAAGTGGGCAGCCGGCTATTTATTTTCGGCATCATCATGCTCGTCATATCCGCCATTTCCATTCTGATGAAATTCACCTTTTTATCCCTGGTTCATTTGGTCATCGTCGCCCTATATGCGGTCGGCGCGTATGAATTAAAAACCGGCAAGATGCTGCTGTCACAATACTTCGGACAAGCTCCGAAGGTGGATATGGATAAGTTTGATATGGATAAGGTTGATATGGATAAGGTTGATATGGATAAGGTTGATATGGAAAAGCTCGATATGGATAAGGTTAATACGAATATAAATGAGATGGATAAGGAGCAATAACGTTCCAAACCATTGTCACGCTATGTAGCGCATAACCAGAAAACGGATTGTCTCCTGCCCTGAAGACAATCCGTTTTTTTTGCAATCCGATCCACAAGGAAAAGACGTTCAGCACCCGTCCGGTCCGCAAATCCCCGGGGAGGGCACCTCTTCTTCTCGATCTGCCTGCAAACGGGAGGCATCCCACCCGTTGACATCAAACAAAATCGATCCGTCGGAAAAGAGGAAGCATGGGATGCCGATCTTGCCCTCTTCCTTAATGGGCTTGAATTCCTTTCGCGTATCCCGAAGGTGGAGAAATTCTTTCAAGCTCGTCGTGTTTGCTGTGATGTCCACAGCATCGTACGATACTCGCCGCTCTTCAAGAAGCTCTTCTGCCTGTCGGCAATCCGGGCATATCCTTGAAAAATACATTTTCATGTCATCCCTCCCTTTTTTCCACACGCTGCACCAGCAATACGCCGCCAGCAACGCCAAAGCCCGCACAGCGCAAAACACCGCTCTACGACAACAGAAGCGTATCGCTCTCCGCACCCGTGGCCGATACTTCGCGGAACTTCTCAAGCAAATCATCCACCGTCAATCTCGCCTTTTCTTCCGGACCGACATCATAAAGAATGCGTCCGCGATCCAGCATGAGCAGGCGATTGCCCATGCGCAACGCATCGCGCATGTTGTGCGTGATCATGAGCGTGGTCAGGTGGTCGCGGCGCACGATGCGATCCGTAATGCTAAGGACGGTGGCCGCTGTGTTGGGATCAAGCGCCGCCGTATGCTCATCCAAAAGAAGCAGCTTCGGCTTTTGCAGAGTGGCCATCAAAAGAGTCAACGCCTGGCGCTGACCGCCGGATAAAAGAGAAACCTTCGTTTCCATGCGATCCTCGAGACCGAGGCCGATCTCTTTGAGCAAGGTGTAATAGCGTTCCCGCTCTCCCTTGGCAACGCCCCAGCGCAAGGTGCGGCGTTTGCCGCGACGAGCGGCAATGGCGAGATTTTCCTCGATTTGCATGCTGGGAGCCGTTCCCACCATAGGATCCTGAAATACGCGGCCCAAAAAGCTGGCCCGTTTGTTTTCCGGAAGACGCGTGATATCTATGCCGTCCAAAAGAATCTGACCGGAATCAATGGGAAAGGAACCCGCGATGGCGTTCAAAAGGGTGGATTTTCCTGCACCGTTGCCACCGATGACGGTGACAAAATCGCCGTCGTTCAAGGTGACGGAGATCCCGTTTAAGGCGCGCTTCGCGTTCACCGTCCCGGGATGAAAGGTTTTATATACCTGTTGAATTTCAAGCATCGCGCTCTCCCTTCTCCGTTGTCGTTAACGAGTTTTCCTTCTCGGACGAGACGCTTGCTACAGACGAAGTCTCCGATCCGAACGCCGTTTCCGCCTCGGACGCCGTGTCCGCCCCGGACGAGGCCGCCGGCTGCGGTCGAAACAGCTGCATCTGCCGTTGCCAGTAGGGAACGGCCAGGAAAATGGCGACAATGGCAGCGGAAATCAGCTTCAAGTCATTGGTGTTGAGACCAAACAACAAAACAATCTGCAAAATCAAGTAATACGTGATCGAACCGATGGCCACAGCCAGCATTTTCAGCGCGAAATTGACAAAGATGCGCCCGAAAAGTACTTCACCGATAATGAGCGCCGCCAGGCCGATGACGATGGCGCCGCGTCCCATATTGATATCGGATGCGCCCTGATATTGGGCCAGCAAAGCGCCCGAAACGGCAACCAGACCGTTGGAAAGAGCGAGACCCAAAATGATGTTGCGCTTGGTGTCGATGCCCTGTGCGCGCGCCATGATGGGATTCGAGCCCGTGGCACGAATGGCGCTTCCGCGCTCGGTGCCGAAGAAGTAATACAATACGACAATGACGACGACAACGAAAAGGGCCGTTAAGAAAAGCGGATTTTGCAGCGACAGCTCGCGCACATAGCGCTGGGAGACGATGAGATCATATTTATCCACGCCAAGCGGCTGATTGGCCTTCCCGCCCATGATGCGCAGGTTGACCGAATAGAGGGCCAGCTGCGAGAGAATACCTGCTAAAATGGCCGGAATTCCGCAACGGGTATGCAAAAAGCCGGTAACGGCTCCGGCAACGTAGCCTACAAGAAAGGCCAACGCGAGCGCCGGCCAGGGCGAAAAGCCGCCACGCATGAGCATGACCATGGTGGCGCCGCCGGTGGCAAAGGAGCCGTCCACGGTCATATCCGGAATATCCAGAACGCGAAACGACAAATAGACCCCGATGGCCAGAATGGCCCAGATGAGCCCTTGACTGATGGTCCCGGGCAATGCATTTAGAAGTACGGACAATATGTCCCCCTTTCCTTGGTTTCCCAACGCTGCGGACGGAACCAAAATCTCGACCGCCTGCGGCAAGGCCGCTTCCTTCCTACTTTGAGGAATCCGCTGTTCCGTCGATGATCTCGTAGCCTTGCGGGATCTTGACACCCAGCGCCTTTGCGTTTCTTTCGTTGATTTTCTTCTTGATCTCTTTGGCCGAAGCGATGGGCATCTTCGAGATAGATTCTTCACCACGAAGCACCTTGGCGGCCATCTCTCCGGTCAACTCGCCCAGCTTATAGTAATCCACCGCGATCGAAGCCACGCCGAGCACCTTGGCCGACTGCTCTTCCGCCGCGATCATGGGCTTTTTCGCCGGCAAGACGATGTTTGCAATGGCTTCGGCATTGGAAGCGGCGACGTTATCCGTCGGCATGTACAGAATATCTGCTTCCGCGACAGCTTTTTGTACCACCGGCTGCAGATCGTTGGAATCCGTAAAAGAGTAGCCCTTCACGTCATACCCGGCTTGCGTAAGCAATTCCGTCATGTTCTTCACCTGAAATACGCTATTCGCCTCTGAAGAGGAATACAGGATGCCGACGGTGTGCTTTCCCGGAAAGAGATCCTTGAAAATTTCCACTTGTTGATCAAACGGCGCAAGGTCCGTCGTGCCGGAGACGTTGGTTCCGACCGTCCCTTGAAAATCGGGAATCTCTAGCGCAGAGGCATAGTCCGTCACCGAAGTGCCGAGTACCGGAATGGTTGCCGTTGCGGCAGCTGCGGATTGTAGCGGTGCCGTGGCATTGGCCAGGATGAGATCCACGTTTTGGGCGACAAAGCCGTTGATGATGGTCGAAACCATGGCCGTTTCGCCGGAGGCATTCTGCAAATCGAATGTCACCTTGTCGCCCAGTTCCTTTTTGAGGGCATCCTCAAAGCCCTGCGTCGCTTTGTCCAGTGAGGGGTGCTGTGCCAATTGGGCAATGCCGACTTTCCAGGGGCCTTGCGGATTCACGGAAACCGCGGAGGTATCTTTGTTGCTTGCGCTCTCGCCGGAAGAAGCGGCTGTACCCGCGGAAGAGTCGGACGGGGCTTTTGTCCCGCAAGCGGTAAAGACGAAAAGCAGTGCAATGAGCCAAAGGGCGTTTTTCCAAGCAGATCGCCGGGATGTCACAGAATACTCGTCCGAAATGGAATAGTTCATGATGTTC
This window contains:
- a CDS encoding ABC transporter substrate-binding protein, whose translation is MNYSISDEYSVTSRRSAWKNALWLIALLFVFTACGTKAPSDSSAGTAASSGESASNKDTSAVSVNPQGPWKVGIAQLAQHPSLDKATQGFEDALKKELGDKVTFDLQNASGETAMVSTIINGFVAQNVDLILANATAPLQSAAAATATIPVLGTSVTDYASALEIPDFQGTVGTNVSGTTDLAPFDQQVEIFKDLFPGKHTVGILYSSSEANSVFQVKNMTELLTQAGYDVKGYSFTDSNDLQPVVQKAVAEADILYMPTDNVAASNAEAIANIVLPAKKPMIAAEEQSAKVLGVASIAVDYYKLGELTGEMAAKVLRGEESISKMPIASAKEIKKKINERNAKALGVKIPQGYEIIDGTADSSK
- a CDS encoding ABC transporter ATP-binding protein, yielding MLEIQQVYKTFHPGTVNAKRALNGISVTLNDGDFVTVIGGNGAGKSTLLNAIAGSFPIDSGQILLDGIDITRLPENKRASFLGRVFQDPMVGTAPSMQIEENLAIAARRGKRRTLRWGVAKGERERYYTLLKEIGLGLEDRMETKVSLLSGGQRQALTLLMATLQKPKLLLLDEHTAALDPNTAATVLSITDRIVRRDHLTTLMITHNMRDALRMGNRLLMLDRGRILYDVGPEEKARLTVDDLLEKFREVSATGAESDTLLLS
- a CDS encoding glutaredoxin domain-containing protein, whose protein sequence is MKMYFSRICPDCRQAEELLEERRVSYDAVDITANTTSLKEFLHLRDTRKEFKPIKEEGKIGIPCFLFSDGSILFDVNGWDASRLQADREEEVPSPGICGPDGC
- a CDS encoding ABC transporter permease, encoding MSVLLNALPGTISQGLIWAILAIGVYLSFRVLDIPDMTVDGSFATGGATMVMLMRGGFSPWPALALAFLVGYVAGAVTGFLHTRCGIPAILAGILSQLALYSVNLRIMGGKANQPLGVDKYDLIVSQRYVRELSLQNPLFLTALFVVVVIVVLYYFFGTERGSAIRATGSNPIMARAQGIDTKRNIILGLALSNGLVAVSGALLAQYQGASDINMGRGAIVIGLAALIIGEVLFGRIFVNFALKMLAVAIGSITYYLILQIVLLFGLNTNDLKLISAAIVAIFLAVPYWQRQMQLFRPQPAASSGADTASEAETAFGSETSSVASVSSEKENSLTTTEKGERDA
- the rpsG gene encoding 30S ribosomal protein S7, which gives rise to MSRKGHIPKREIMPDPRYNDVAVSKLINTVMLDGKKGLAQRIVYGAFAYAEKKVGQEALEIYRKALANVMPVLEVKGRRIGGATYQVPMEVRPDRRQTLALRWIVGFARTRGEKTMEERLGSELVDAFNNTGASVRRKEEMHRMADANKAFAHFRY
- the tuf gene encoding elongation factor Tu; amino-acid sequence: MAKQKFERSKPHVNIGTIGHVDHGKTTLTAAITKVMNEKFGTGEFVDYANIDKAPEERARGITINTSVVEYETPNRHYAHVDCPGHADYVKNMITGAAQMDGAILVVSAADGPMPQTREHILLARQVGVPKIVVFLNKKDQVDDDELIELVEMEVRDLLNEYDFDGDNTPIIVGSALKCLEEGGEWEDAIVKLMEAVDEYIPTPVRATDEPFLMPVEDVLTITGRGTVATGRVERGVLKVGDTVEIVGLVDKPREVVVTGVEMFHKQLDQAEAGDNIGALLRGVQRNEIERGQVLAAKNSIHPHTKFEGQVYVLTKDEGGRHTPFFSGYRPQFFFRTTDVTGDIQLPEGTEMVMPGDNATFTITLISPIAIEEGLRFAVREGGRTVASGVVSKVIE
- the fusA gene encoding elongation factor G produces the protein MAEHTPLKDIRNIGIMAHIDAGKTTVTERILFYTGKIHKMGDTHEGAAQMDWMAQEQERGITITSAATTCFWPRNGVTNRINIIDTPGHVDFTVEVERSLRVLDGAVALFDAKSGVEPQSETVWRQADKYHVPRMCFINKMDATGADFLMSVDTIHDKLKANALPVQLPIGAEHKFVGIIDLVTMRAEVYHDDLGKEITDEDIPADLKDQAEEMRANMLEALSEVDDDLAMAYLEEEPISEEMIRKAIRTGTLEQKIFPVLCGSAYKNRGVQFLIDAIVDYMPSPLDIPPVTGTKNGTEDEELIHREADVDEPFSALAFKVMTDPYVGKLCFFRVYSGKVENGSYIYNSTTGKRERLSRILQMHANKREEIEVVQAGDIAAAVGLKDTGTGDTLCDQDHPIVLEQMTFPEPVISVAIEPKTRASQEKMGIALAKLAEEDPTFKTYSNAETGQTIIAGMGELHLEIIVDRLQREFKVEANIGNPQVSYRESITTQAEAQGKFVRQSGGHGQYGDVRIRIKPGEPGTGIVVHNVTVGGSIPKEFINPSIQGIQEACQSGPVAGFPVLDVDVEIYDGSFHEVDSSETAFKIAGSMAMQNAMKQAKPALLEPLQKVEILTPEEYLGDVMGDVSSRRGRIEQMSTRAGVQVVDAYIPLSEMFGYATDLRSKTQGRATYSMQFDHYEKVPDSIAEEVTKSRNE
- the rpsL gene encoding 30S ribosomal protein S12, giving the protein MPTINQLIRKGRFSERKKTNTPALGFNFNTLKNRQTPVESPQKRGVCTSVRTVTPKKPNSALRKVARVRLTNGYEVLSYIPGIGHNLQEHSVVLIRGGRVKDLPGVRYHIIRGALDASGVEGRKQARSKYGAKKSSK